In Mycoplasmopsis fermentans PG18, one genomic interval encodes:
- a CDS encoding DNA-directed RNA polymerase subunit beta, with protein sequence MDVATKKYVNKYPYKVRKYGPITERRDYSVTKITWNVPDFLVTSKESFEWFKKTGIEESLREHYPITATNKKVSLEYIPNSADLEIPSKEYEAISEARVKGTNYAAKLYAKFRATATETGIVKDDKVLLGEIPLMTSGWSFIINGSEKVIVSQLIRSPGAYFGRGVRNKQSDDLFNKVEILPRIGSWVEISHKVTTKTPDSVKIKIDKNKNVNLVTFLGSLGLDRQMIMNLFGKSDVLKETIKKDKKVDPELDQDTVIKNCQEELFRVLRRGDRITDESIANLIPSLLFHRKRYSLSETGRYMLNKKLNLVDRISDTFLGEDLVVINKNGDEEKIKKGTLITHKIALLIQSNFDSGKLPSVEIEGVRPEVAYAKLLSDAQNKSLKNRNKIIILKIYPTKKWMDKGLTPVKVIGNDPKSVEQHLLVSDIIAAVGYYFNLLDGIGQDDDPDSLTNKRIVAVGELLQSQLNVGLVKLEKTTRERMGAKEPDKVTPKNVTNNKLISTQMKTFFNSSKLSQFMDQINPLAEISNERRITSLGPGGLNRDTAQFEVRDVHATHYGRICPIETPEGPNIGLILNFATYAQVNKYGFLQTPYYKVENGVVDYSEVHYLTAAEEIGFNIAQSIVKVDENNKLVDKQLTMRHNYNYIIGKPKEVDYIEVAPNQMVSVAAGCIPFLENDDANRALMGSNMQRQAVPLLIPEAPFVATGIESDIAKYSSGNFVAKNDGLVEYVDGKKIKVRNQKGTLDTYYLKNFQRSNQDTVVHQRPLVKEGQEIKKGDLLVDGSSFKNGELALGKNVVVAFTTYKGYNYEDAVILNERLVKDDVFTSIHIEEQTIQFRTSKAGDDELTLDIPNVSKYATRHLDEHGIVRIGSEVVPGDVLVGRVSPKGDDNPSQEEKLLSAVLQQRQLNVKDTSLKVKNGHNGTVIGVDVLSRENGDALEDGIEKIVKVSIAIKRKIKVGDKMSGRHGNKGVVSIVLPEEDMPYLEDGTPVDVMLNPQGVPSRMNIGQVLEIHLGMAAKKLGCKFVTPTFDGVKKEEIQDVTLEAGLPLSGKQWLIDPITGNKLDKPVSVGVMYMLKLNHMVDDKMHSRSVGPYSLITQQPLGGKSQNGGQRFGEMETWAIESYGATNVLQEILTYKSDDINGRNQLYAALASGRELPKPGVPESFNVLSYELKGLGMKLDLKKVKQDDNDFQQHFDIRGGDSNE encoded by the coding sequence ATGGATGTTGCAACAAAAAAATATGTAAATAAATACCCTTACAAAGTTCGTAAATATGGACCTATTACCGAACGCCGTGATTACTCTGTAACTAAAATAACTTGAAACGTTCCTGACTTTTTAGTTACAAGTAAAGAATCATTCGAATGATTCAAAAAAACTGGTATTGAAGAATCTTTAAGAGAACACTACCCAATTACAGCGACAAACAAAAAAGTTTCATTAGAATATATTCCAAATTCTGCAGATTTGGAAATTCCTTCTAAAGAATATGAAGCTATTAGTGAAGCTAGAGTTAAAGGCACAAACTATGCTGCTAAACTTTATGCTAAATTTAGAGCTACAGCTACTGAAACAGGTATCGTTAAAGATGACAAAGTTCTTTTAGGTGAAATTCCACTTATGACTTCAGGTTGAAGTTTTATCATCAATGGTAGCGAAAAAGTTATCGTTAGTCAATTAATTAGATCACCTGGAGCTTACTTTGGACGTGGCGTTAGAAATAAACAATCTGATGACCTTTTCAACAAGGTAGAAATTTTACCTCGTATTGGTTCTTGGGTTGAAATCTCTCACAAGGTTACAACTAAAACACCAGATAGCGTAAAAATTAAAATCGATAAAAACAAAAATGTTAACTTAGTAACTTTCTTAGGTTCACTTGGTTTAGATCGCCAAATGATTATGAATCTTTTTGGTAAATCAGATGTTTTAAAAGAAACCATCAAAAAAGACAAAAAAGTTGATCCTGAGCTTGACCAAGACACAGTTATCAAAAACTGTCAAGAAGAATTATTTAGAGTTCTTCGTCGTGGTGACCGTATCACAGATGAATCAATTGCTAACTTGATTCCAAGCTTACTTTTCCACAGAAAACGTTACAGCTTAAGTGAAACTGGTCGTTATATGTTAAACAAAAAACTTAACTTAGTTGACCGTATTTCAGATACATTTTTAGGTGAAGACTTAGTTGTTATTAACAAAAATGGTGATGAAGAAAAAATTAAAAAAGGTACTTTGATTACACACAAAATTGCTTTATTAATTCAAAGCAACTTTGACAGTGGTAAATTACCTTCTGTTGAAATCGAAGGTGTAAGACCTGAAGTAGCATATGCTAAATTATTAAGTGATGCACAAAACAAATCACTTAAAAACAGAAACAAAATCATTATTTTAAAAATCTATCCAACCAAAAAATGAATGGATAAAGGTTTAACTCCAGTAAAAGTTATTGGAAATGACCCTAAATCAGTTGAACAACACTTATTAGTATCAGATATTATTGCTGCTGTAGGTTACTACTTCAACTTATTAGATGGCATTGGACAAGATGATGATCCTGACTCATTAACAAACAAACGTATTGTTGCAGTTGGTGAATTATTACAAAGCCAATTAAATGTCGGTTTAGTAAAACTTGAAAAAACTACACGTGAAAGAATGGGCGCTAAAGAACCTGACAAAGTAACACCTAAAAATGTTACAAACAATAAACTCATTTCAACACAAATGAAAACATTCTTTAACTCATCAAAACTTTCACAATTTATGGATCAAATTAATCCACTTGCTGAAATTTCAAATGAACGTCGTATCACTTCTCTAGGACCTGGTGGTCTTAACCGTGATACAGCTCAATTCGAAGTTCGTGACGTTCATGCAACTCACTATGGAAGAATTTGCCCTATTGAAACTCCTGAAGGACCTAACATTGGTCTTATCTTAAACTTTGCAACATATGCACAAGTTAATAAATATGGTTTTTTGCAAACTCCTTACTATAAAGTTGAAAATGGTGTAGTTGACTATTCAGAAGTTCATTATTTAACAGCTGCTGAAGAAATTGGATTTAATATTGCTCAATCAATTGTTAAAGTTGATGAAAACAATAAATTAGTTGATAAACAACTTACAATGCGTCACAATTACAACTATATTATTGGTAAACCTAAAGAAGTAGACTACATCGAAGTAGCTCCAAACCAAATGGTTTCAGTTGCTGCCGGATGTATTCCTTTCTTAGAAAATGACGATGCTAACCGTGCACTTATGGGTTCTAACATGCAACGTCAAGCAGTTCCTCTTTTAATTCCTGAAGCTCCTTTTGTTGCCACAGGTATTGAATCTGATATTGCTAAATATTCATCAGGTAACTTCGTTGCTAAAAATGATGGGCTTGTTGAATATGTTGATGGTAAGAAAATCAAAGTTAGAAATCAAAAAGGCACTTTAGATACTTACTATCTTAAAAACTTCCAACGTTCAAACCAAGATACAGTTGTGCACCAAAGACCTTTAGTTAAAGAAGGCCAAGAAATCAAAAAAGGTGATTTACTTGTTGATGGCTCAAGTTTCAAAAATGGTGAATTAGCATTAGGCAAAAACGTAGTTGTTGCCTTCACAACATATAAAGGATACAACTATGAGGATGCTGTTATTCTTAATGAACGTTTAGTTAAAGATGATGTCTTTACTTCAATTCATATTGAAGAACAAACAATTCAATTCAGAACTTCAAAAGCTGGAGATGATGAATTAACTTTAGATATTCCTAACGTTTCTAAATATGCAACACGTCATTTAGATGAACATGGAATTGTAAGAATTGGATCAGAAGTTGTTCCTGGAGATGTTTTAGTTGGTCGTGTAAGCCCTAAAGGTGATGACAACCCATCTCAAGAAGAAAAACTTCTTTCAGCTGTGCTTCAACAAAGACAATTAAATGTTAAAGATACTTCATTAAAAGTTAAAAATGGACACAATGGTACCGTTATTGGTGTTGATGTTTTAAGCCGTGAAAATGGTGATGCGTTAGAAGATGGAATTGAAAAAATCGTTAAGGTTTCAATTGCTATTAAACGTAAAATCAAAGTTGGTGACAAAATGTCAGGGCGTCACGGTAACAAAGGTGTTGTTTCAATCGTATTACCTGAAGAAGATATGCCTTATTTAGAAGATGGTACACCAGTTGATGTTATGCTTAACCCTCAAGGTGTTCCTTCACGTATGAACATTGGTCAAGTTCTTGAAATTCACTTAGGTATGGCTGCTAAAAAACTTGGATGTAAATTTGTAACTCCTACTTTTGATGGGGTTAAAAAAGAAGAAATTCAAGATGTTACTTTAGAAGCTGGTTTACCTTTAAGTGGAAAACAATGATTAATTGATCCTATTACAGGTAACAAATTAGATAAACCAGTTTCAGTTGGTGTTATGTACATGCTTAAACTTAACCACATGGTTGATGACAAGATGCACTCACGTTCAGTTGGACCTTACTCACTTATTACTCAACAACCTCTTGGAGGTAAGAGTCAAAACGGTGGTCAAAGATTTGGTGAAATGGAAACATGAGCTATTGAATCTTATGGTGCAACAAATGTTCTTCAAGAAATCTTGACATACAAATCAGATGACATTAATGGACGTAACCAACTATATGCTGCATTAGCTTCAGGACGTGAATTACCTAAACCAGGTGTCCCTGAATCATTTAACGTATTAAGCTATGAATTAAAGGGATTGGGAATGAAACTTGATCTTAAAAAAGTAAAACAAGACGATAATGATTTCCAACAACACTTCGACATTAGAGGAGGAGATTCAAATGAGTAA
- the rpoC gene encoding DNA-directed RNA polymerase subunit beta', translating to MSNFIDKNKLNKDREIEKITLSLATKDDVLQWSNGEVTKPETINYKSYKPERDGLFDELIFGPTTDNKCPVCGTKYKRSDEGTQCSKTPLCEKSKATILAKISRRSRMGHIHLQNPVVHFWFFKIDHSIISKLLGLRVAKSSKTVSKTDLEKLIYYKSHIVLESGGIKALQKNAIIDIAEAAVIYRDALLEIRSKYSEESEEYEIINESLEELESYATSKMGKDYGIDFYEYNEIIHEYSDAIISTGSKAIEYLLEHVDLQKEAQLIEDEIKKINRSIKDKNHTGTRGQERSKLYKRLAVINAFINSGQDPKSMLIYDLPVIPADLRPLVQLDGGRHSTSDINELYRRIIIRNNRLKKWEETDAPMLIKQNEYRMIQEAVDSLIDNARKKPNPVTSKDSRPLKSISDALTGKKGRFRQNLLGKRVDYSGRSVIVVGPELKMHQVGIPREMAAKLFEPWIIKELIKGDNQINSIKAGKKAVENLDPIIWPYVEKAIQGRPVLLNRAPTLHRLSIQAYEPVLIRGKAIKLHPLSCTPFNADFDGDQMAVHVPISDEAVREAKELMLASRNILGPKDGEPIINPGQDIILGLYYLTQEATDDKVIGEGRYFGSYDEMMTAYENKLVSLHARVVLPISEINKRVIPADGQDRYIVSTVGKFIFNSIFPDSFEFIFGKYVERNIKEVDGKKVISEKEVLHTSGDKNQLKNYLLPYGMNFPEIIKNMPLNLPLGKKDIAKIVRRIFDRYVAIVTMEDLAAIISDLNSETINNLFDNCANLVDYNKNTIPVWHTENLVRIIKEEYEKINEELMIEYRKVDQEIGWRVSDYTKMLERVWFRYTNFVADVLDKLKALGYHYSTISGTTISISDVTTLPSTKDKIKEGDKYIEQLRDYFEQGLLTDDERYALTIQKWAEIKDSIEKDLKEVTKTDPDNPLFMMFTSGARGNSSNFVQLAGMRGLMNNNTKILKADAENERVVRSTVEIPVKSSFLDGLTAYEFYSSTHGARKGLTDTALNTAKSGYLTRRLVDVAQGIVLREDDCGTDYGFEVKDILDTKTNTIIESLGERIEGRFSNVPIYHPRTKEMILDADQLITPQIAEEIVKAGIKSVEIRSVLSCYTKNGVCKKCYGKDLALNRVVNIGEAVGVVAAQSIGEPGTQLTMRTFHTGGVAGVEDITGGFGRLMELIDAYDSPWGKPAVIAEHYGKITKIEDKKDTLGNASDYQAITLEYEDEEGNTQSKIYAARKDRRLRVKKGDKVIPGQKIVEGPIILNELLKVADTRSVQNYLLKEVQRLYRLQGITISDKYIEIIIRQMLSKIVITDPGDSKFFSGNLVDIFAYQRESARLISQGKKPPFGEVKIKGAKQTPLLSDSFLAAASYQETPKILVNASIAAQSDKLEGLKENIILGHKIPAGTNCNFEEKGKYDIRDPRSYFQSKFAENSDFPNPNFEDNLNNLQSQLDEFNSVDPEELAIEEEMGIEEVYEDDYYSDLDENNDNN from the coding sequence ATGAGTAACTTTATAGACAAAAACAAGTTAAATAAAGATCGTGAAATTGAAAAAATTACTCTTTCTTTAGCTACTAAAGATGACGTTCTTCAATGATCAAATGGTGAAGTAACTAAACCAGAAACAATTAACTATAAAAGTTACAAACCAGAACGAGATGGTCTTTTTGATGAATTAATTTTTGGACCAACAACTGACAACAAATGTCCTGTTTGTGGTACTAAATATAAAAGAAGTGATGAAGGAACTCAATGTTCAAAAACTCCTTTATGTGAAAAATCAAAGGCTACAATTTTAGCTAAAATTTCACGTCGTAGCCGTATGGGTCACATTCATTTACAAAATCCTGTTGTTCACTTTTGATTCTTCAAAATTGATCACTCAATTATTTCTAAATTACTTGGTTTAAGAGTTGCAAAAAGTTCTAAAACAGTTTCAAAAACAGATTTAGAAAAACTTATTTACTACAAAAGCCACATTGTTTTAGAAAGTGGTGGCATTAAAGCTCTTCAAAAGAATGCAATTATTGATATTGCTGAAGCTGCAGTTATTTATCGTGATGCTTTACTTGAAATTAGAAGCAAATATTCTGAAGAATCAGAAGAATATGAAATTATTAATGAATCACTAGAAGAATTAGAATCATATGCAACTAGTAAAATGGGTAAAGATTATGGTATCGACTTCTATGAATACAATGAAATTATTCACGAATACAGTGATGCTATTATCTCAACAGGTTCTAAAGCTATTGAATACTTATTAGAACATGTTGACTTACAAAAAGAAGCTCAATTAATTGAAGATGAAATTAAGAAAATCAATCGTTCAATTAAAGATAAAAATCACACAGGCACAAGAGGTCAAGAACGTTCAAAACTTTACAAACGTCTAGCTGTAATTAATGCCTTCATTAACTCAGGTCAAGATCCAAAAAGCATGCTTATTTATGATCTTCCAGTTATTCCAGCTGACTTACGTCCACTTGTTCAATTAGATGGTGGCCGTCACTCAACTAGTGATATTAATGAGCTTTATCGTCGTATTATTATTAGAAACAATCGTCTTAAAAAATGAGAAGAAACCGATGCTCCTATGCTTATTAAGCAAAATGAATATCGTATGATTCAAGAAGCGGTTGACTCATTAATTGATAATGCACGTAAAAAACCAAATCCTGTTACTTCAAAAGATAGCCGTCCTCTTAAATCAATTTCAGACGCATTAACAGGTAAAAAAGGTCGTTTTCGTCAAAACTTACTTGGTAAACGTGTTGACTATTCAGGTCGTTCAGTTATTGTTGTTGGACCAGAATTAAAAATGCACCAAGTTGGTATTCCTCGTGAAATGGCTGCTAAATTATTTGAACCTTGAATTATTAAAGAATTAATTAAAGGTGACAACCAAATTAACTCAATTAAAGCTGGTAAAAAAGCTGTTGAAAATTTAGATCCTATTATTTGACCTTATGTTGAAAAAGCAATTCAAGGTCGTCCAGTGCTTCTTAACCGTGCACCTACATTGCACCGTCTTTCAATTCAAGCTTATGAACCTGTTTTAATTCGTGGTAAAGCTATTAAACTTCACCCACTTTCATGTACTCCATTTAATGCTGACTTTGATGGTGACCAAATGGCAGTCCATGTTCCTATTAGTGATGAAGCAGTTAGAGAAGCCAAAGAATTGATGCTCGCTTCAAGAAATATTCTTGGGCCTAAAGATGGTGAACCTATTATCAACCCAGGTCAAGATATTATTTTAGGTCTTTATTACTTAACTCAAGAAGCTACAGATGATAAAGTAATTGGCGAAGGTCGTTATTTTGGATCATATGATGAAATGATGACAGCTTACGAAAATAAACTTGTTTCACTTCATGCTCGTGTTGTTTTACCAATTAGTGAAATCAATAAAAGAGTTATTCCAGCTGATGGTCAAGACCGTTACATAGTTTCAACTGTTGGTAAATTTATCTTCAACTCAATTTTCCCAGATAGCTTTGAATTTATCTTTGGAAAATATGTTGAAAGAAATATTAAAGAAGTGGATGGCAAAAAAGTAATCAGTGAAAAAGAAGTATTACACACTTCAGGTGATAAAAATCAACTTAAAAATTACTTATTACCTTATGGTATGAATTTCCCTGAAATTATTAAAAACATGCCACTTAACTTACCTTTAGGTAAAAAAGATATAGCTAAAATAGTACGTCGTATTTTTGACCGTTATGTAGCTATTGTTACAATGGAAGACTTAGCTGCTATTATTAGCGACTTAAATAGTGAAACAATTAACAACTTATTTGATAATTGTGCTAATTTAGTTGATTACAACAAAAACACTATTCCTGTATGACATACAGAAAACTTAGTACGTATAATAAAAGAAGAATACGAAAAAATTAATGAAGAATTAATGATTGAATATCGTAAAGTTGATCAAGAAATTGGCTGAAGAGTTAGTGATTATACAAAAATGCTTGAAAGAGTATGATTTAGATATACAAACTTTGTGGCTGATGTTTTAGACAAACTTAAAGCTTTAGGATATCATTATTCAACAATTTCAGGTACCACTATTTCAATTAGTGATGTTACTACTTTACCTTCAACAAAAGACAAAATTAAAGAAGGAGACAAATATATCGAACAATTAAGAGACTACTTTGAACAAGGCCTTTTAACTGATGATGAAAGATATGCTTTAACAATTCAAAAATGAGCCGAAATTAAAGACTCAATTGAAAAAGACTTAAAAGAAGTTACAAAAACTGATCCAGATAACCCATTATTTATGATGTTTACTTCTGGTGCTCGTGGTAACTCATCAAACTTTGTTCAATTAGCTGGTATGCGTGGACTTATGAATAACAACACTAAAATTCTTAAAGCTGACGCTGAAAATGAACGTGTTGTTCGTTCAACTGTTGAAATTCCAGTTAAATCATCATTCCTTGATGGTCTTACAGCTTATGAATTCTATTCATCAACCCACGGTGCTCGTAAAGGTCTTACCGATACAGCTCTTAACACAGCTAAATCAGGTTACTTAACTCGTCGTTTAGTTGATGTGGCTCAAGGTATCGTTCTTCGTGAAGATGATTGTGGAACTGACTATGGTTTCGAAGTTAAAGATATTCTTGATACAAAAACAAATACAATTATTGAATCACTTGGTGAAAGAATTGAAGGTCGTTTTTCAAACGTTCCTATTTATCATCCAAGAACTAAAGAAATGATTCTTGATGCAGATCAATTAATTACTCCTCAAATTGCTGAAGAAATTGTTAAAGCTGGTATTAAATCAGTTGAAATTCGTTCAGTACTTTCTTGCTATACTAAAAATGGTGTATGTAAAAAATGTTATGGTAAAGACTTAGCTCTTAACCGTGTAGTTAACATTGGTGAAGCTGTCGGAGTTGTTGCAGCTCAATCAATTGGTGAACCTGGTACACAGCTTACCATGCGTACATTCCATACTGGTGGTGTTGCTGGTGTTGAAGATATTACTGGTGGTTTTGGTCGTTTAATGGAATTAATCGATGCCTATGATTCACCATGAGGTAAACCAGCTGTTATTGCAGAACACTATGGCAAGATTACAAAAATAGAAGATAAAAAAGATACTTTAGGTAATGCTAGTGATTATCAAGCTATTACTCTTGAATATGAAGATGAAGAAGGCAATACACAAAGCAAAATTTATGCTGCTCGTAAAGATCGTCGTCTTAGAGTTAAAAAAGGTGATAAAGTTATCCCTGGACAAAAAATTGTTGAAGGACCTATTATCCTTAATGAATTACTTAAAGTTGCTGACACTCGTTCAGTTCAAAACTACTTATTGAAAGAAGTACAAAGACTTTATCGTCTTCAAGGTATCACAATTAGTGATAAATATATTGAAATCATTATTCGTCAAATGCTTTCAAAAATTGTTATTACTGATCCAGGAGATAGTAAATTCTTTAGTGGTAACTTAGTTGATATCTTTGCTTACCAACGTGAAAGTGCACGTTTAATTTCACAAGGTAAAAAGCCTCCTTTTGGTGAAGTTAAAATCAAAGGTGCAAAACAAACTCCTTTATTATCAGATTCATTCTTAGCTGCTGCTTCATACCAAGAAACTCCAAAAATTCTTGTTAATGCATCTATTGCTGCTCAATCAGATAAACTTGAAGGACTTAAAGAAAACATTATTTTAGGTCACAAAATTCCTGCTGGTACAAACTGTAATTTTGAAGAAAAAGGTAAATATGACATCCGTGATCCACGTTCATATTTCCAAAGTAAATTTGCAGAAAACTCAGATTTTCCAAATCCAAACTTTGAAGATAACTTAAATAATTTACAAAGTCAATTAGATGAATTCAACAGTGTTGATCCTGAAGAATTAGCAATAGAAGAAGAAATGGGAATCGAAGAAGTTTATGAAGATGATTACTACTCAGATTTAGATGAAAATAATGACAACAATTAA